One region of Azoarcus sp. CIB genomic DNA includes:
- the lipA gene encoding lipoyl synthase, which produces MDNQNRKQRGAEKTARIPIKIVPAERLKKPEWIRIKLGAGQEAERFNEIKATLRDHKLHTVCEEASCPNIHECFGKGTATFMIMGDICTRRCPFCDVGHGRPEPLNPDEPKDLAATIGAMRLNYVVITSVDRDDLRDGGAQHFVECIRETRAASPKTAIEVLVPDFRGRMEIALEIFDQAPPDVLNHNLETVPRLYKQARPGADYAYSLKLLKEFKARHPEVPTKSGLMVGLGETDEEILAVMRDLRAHDVEMLTIGQYLQPSTGHLPVLRYVHPDTFKMFETEALKMGFKNAACGPMVRSSYWADQQAHGAGVV; this is translated from the coding sequence ATGGACAACCAGAACCGCAAGCAGCGTGGCGCAGAGAAGACCGCGCGCATCCCGATCAAGATCGTGCCCGCCGAGCGGCTGAAGAAGCCCGAGTGGATCCGCATCAAGCTGGGCGCCGGCCAGGAGGCCGAGCGCTTCAACGAGATCAAGGCGACGCTGCGCGACCACAAGCTGCACACGGTGTGCGAGGAAGCCTCCTGCCCGAACATCCATGAATGCTTCGGCAAGGGCACGGCGACCTTCATGATCATGGGCGACATCTGCACGCGCCGCTGCCCGTTCTGCGACGTCGGTCACGGCCGTCCCGAGCCGCTCAACCCCGACGAGCCGAAGGATCTCGCGGCGACCATCGGGGCGATGCGCCTCAACTACGTCGTGATCACCAGCGTCGACCGTGACGACTTGCGCGACGGCGGTGCCCAGCACTTCGTTGAATGCATCCGCGAGACGCGCGCCGCCTCGCCGAAGACCGCGATCGAGGTGCTGGTGCCGGACTTCCGCGGCCGCATGGAGATCGCACTGGAGATCTTCGACCAGGCGCCGCCCGACGTCCTGAACCACAACCTCGAGACCGTGCCGCGCCTGTACAAGCAGGCGCGCCCCGGTGCGGATTACGCGTATTCGCTGAAACTGCTGAAGGAATTCAAGGCCCGCCACCCGGAGGTGCCGACGAAGTCCGGCCTGATGGTGGGTCTGGGCGAGACCGACGAGGAGATCCTCGCGGTGATGCGCGACCTGCGTGCGCACGACGTCGAGATGCTGACGATCGGCCAGTACCTGCAGCCGTCGACCGGCCACCTGCCGGTGCTGCGCTACGTGCACCCGGACACCTTCAAGATGTTCGAGACCGAAGCGCTGAAGATGGGCTTCAAGAACGCCGCCTGCGGCCCGATGGTGCGTTCGAGCTACTGGGCCGACCAACAGGCGCACGGCGCAGGGGTCGTCTGA
- the dksA gene encoding RNA polymerase-binding protein DksA: protein MTATATRNGTLSEAELLAMPADDYMNAAQLEFFRQRLLKLQVELRENSEETRSHLRETVATPDEADRATQEEEQVLEQRIRDRELKLLHKVEAALRRIEDGSYGFCEVSGEPIGVGRLLARPTATLSIEEQERHEREERLYR from the coding sequence ATGACGGCGACTGCAACACGCAACGGCACACTCTCCGAAGCCGAACTGCTGGCGATGCCGGCGGACGACTACATGAATGCCGCACAACTCGAATTCTTCCGCCAGCGCCTGCTCAAGCTGCAAGTCGAGCTGCGCGAAAACAGCGAGGAAACCCGCTCGCACCTGCGCGAAACCGTTGCGACCCCGGACGAGGCCGACCGCGCGACGCAGGAAGAAGAGCAGGTGCTGGAACAGCGCATCCGCGACCGCGAACTGAAGCTGCTGCACAAGGTGGAAGCGGCGTTGCGCCGCATCGAGGACGGCAGCTACGGCTTCTGCGAGGTCAGCGGCGAGCCGATCGGCGTCGGCCGCCTGCTCGCGCGCCCGACCGCGACGCTGAGCATCGAGGAGCAGGAACGGCACGAGCGCGAGGAACGCCTTTACCGCTAA
- a CDS encoding DUF4197 domain-containing protein, translated as MRSILRAFVLLVICVPAWAAGLGSITDSEASGGLREALTQGAGRAVDLLGKKDGFLGNKKVKIPLPDGLAQVEPVMRMAGRGKDFDSLVTTMNRAAEAAVPEAKVLLVDAVKQMSVDDARNILSGGDDSATRYFKSKTQARLAEKFLPIVKQSTDRLALAGQYNKLAGQAAGFGLVKGEDAQIEGYVTRKALDGLYVMIAEEEKAIRRNPMQAAGSLAQKVFGMLGQ; from the coding sequence ATGCGTTCCATTCTGCGAGCTTTCGTCCTGCTTGTCATCTGTGTGCCGGCTTGGGCGGCCGGACTGGGGAGCATCACCGACTCCGAGGCCTCCGGTGGTTTGCGCGAGGCGCTGACGCAGGGCGCGGGCCGCGCGGTGGACCTGCTCGGCAAGAAGGACGGTTTCCTCGGCAACAAGAAGGTGAAGATTCCCCTGCCTGACGGGCTGGCGCAGGTCGAGCCGGTGATGCGCATGGCCGGGCGCGGCAAGGATTTCGACAGTCTCGTGACGACGATGAACCGTGCGGCCGAGGCGGCGGTGCCCGAGGCGAAGGTGCTGCTGGTCGATGCGGTGAAGCAGATGTCTGTCGACGATGCGCGCAACATCCTGAGCGGGGGCGACGATTCGGCGACACGCTACTTCAAGTCCAAGACGCAGGCGCGCCTCGCCGAGAAGTTCCTGCCCATCGTGAAGCAGAGCACCGACCGCCTCGCGCTTGCCGGGCAGTACAACAAGCTCGCGGGCCAGGCGGCGGGCTTCGGGCTGGTGAAGGGCGAGGACGCGCAGATCGAGGGCTACGTGACGCGCAAGGCGCTCGACGGCCTCTACGTGATGATCGCCGAGGAGGAGAAGGCGATCCGCAGGAACCCGATGCAGGCGGCGGGTTCGCTGGCGCAGAAGGTGTTCGGGATGCTGGGGCAGTAA